TTTGGCGCGACTGTTACGCTACAGATTCCACGATCTTGCTGAATTTCACCGACAGGACAGGCTCGCATCATGAGTGCCAAATTGAAAGTTGCCGGCTGGCTCGCTCTGGGCGCCGTTGCAGGCGCGTTGACCACGATGCAATTGCAGGCCAATGCCCGCAGCAGTCTCTCGCCGCTGCCGCTGGAAGAGCTGCAACAGCTCGCCGCCGTGTTCGGCATGGTCAAGTCCGATTACGTCGAACCGGTCGATGAGAAAAAGCTGATCAACGACGCCATCGCCGGCATGGTGTCCGGCCTGGACCCACATTCGCAGTTCTTCGACAAGAAGAACTTCAAGGAATTCCGCGAAGGCACGACCGGCAAATTCGTCGGTGTGGGCATCGAGATCGGGATGGAGGACGGTCTGGTCAAGATCGTCTCGCCGATCGAAGGTTCGCCCGCCTTCCGCGCCGGCCTCAAGAGCGGCGACCTGATCAGCAAGATCGACGACACCCTGGTGCGAGGCCTGGGCCTGGACCAGGCCGTCAAGCGCATGCGCGGTGAGCTCAACACCAAGGTGCAGCTGACCATTTACCGCAAGAGCGAGAACCGCAGCTTCCCCGTCACCATCGTGCGCGAAGAAATCCGCGCCCAGAGCGTACGCGGCAAAGTGGTGGAGCCCGGCTACGCTTGGCTGCGAGTGAGCCAGTTCCAGGACCGCACGGTCGAAGACTTCGCCAAGAAGCTGGAAGAGATCTACAAGCAAGAGCCCAATCTCAAGGGTCTGGTGCTGGACCTGCGCAACGACCCGGG
This region of Paucibacter aquatile genomic DNA includes:
- a CDS encoding S41 family peptidase, encoding MSAKLKVAGWLALGAVAGALTTMQLQANARSSLSPLPLEELQQLAAVFGMVKSDYVEPVDEKKLINDAIAGMVSGLDPHSQFFDKKNFKEFREGTTGKFVGVGIEIGMEDGLVKIVSPIEGSPAFRAGLKSGDLISKIDDTLVRGLGLDQAVKRMRGELNTKVQLTIYRKSENRSFPVTIVREEIRAQSVRGKVVEPGYAWLRVSQFQDRTVEDFAKKLEEIYKQEPNLKGLVLDLRNDPGGLLEASVAISSAFLSKDVEVVSTNGQIADSKASFKASPDYYLRRGGNDPLKRLPAALKKVPLVVLVNEGSASASEIVAGALQDHKRALIMGAQTFGKGSVQTVRQLSPDTALKITTARYYTPSGRSIQATGIVPDIQLDETAEGNVFAALRTREADLEKHLGGKDEVKDEAREKAREEARQKLEAEYAKKNEPPKPLPEFGSAEDFQLAQALNQLKGQPVLVSKTAVERKAEAKTAE